The Planococcus donghaensis genome contains a region encoding:
- a CDS encoding TetR/AcrR family transcriptional regulator codes for MARATRKIEILHAASKVVSERGIFNLTLEAVAIEAGVSKGGLLYHFPSKEALVKGMVEHLAGNYREKISASVEESTQEHGKWISAYADVTFNNTYPNKEMHAGLLAAKAVNSDLLDPIRDLYNEWQAAIEDDGIDPVKATIIRLAADGIWLSELFDIHHLDEHKKKEIYIKMKKWINE; via the coding sequence ATGGCTAGAGCAACTAGGAAAATTGAAATTCTTCATGCGGCATCGAAAGTTGTTAGTGAGCGTGGTATTTTTAATCTGACATTAGAGGCAGTCGCAATCGAGGCAGGTGTTAGTAAAGGTGGGTTGCTTTATCATTTTCCATCTAAAGAGGCGTTGGTAAAAGGAATGGTGGAACATCTAGCTGGGAATTATCGAGAAAAAATTTCTGCTTCTGTAGAAGAATCAACTCAAGAGCACGGAAAGTGGATTAGTGCATACGCAGATGTAACATTTAACAATACTTATCCTAACAAAGAAATGCATGCAGGCTTACTAGCTGCAAAAGCTGTGAATTCTGATTTGCTGGATCCGATTCGAGATCTTTATAACGAATGGCAAGCTGCCATAGAAGATGATGGAATTGATCCAGTCAAAGCAACAATTATTCGTTTGGCAGCAGATGGAATTTGGTTATCAGAGCTTTTTGACATCCATCACTTAGACGAACATAAGAAAAAAGAAATTTATATAAAAATGAAAAAATGGATAAATGAGTAA
- a CDS encoding CBS domain-containing protein, with protein sequence MRIEEIMTTDIETCMPESTLQEVASMMREINVGAIPICEKGRLVGIVTDRDIVVRGLAEQLPSDTAIAEILSEEVITGTTELSAEQAAELMTTHKIRRLPIVENDRIIGIVSWCDLATTPDSITPYEEETNE encoded by the coding sequence ATGCCCGAATCAACACTTCAAGAAGTTGCCTCAATGATGCGTGAAATAAACGTTGGTGCTATTCCTATTTGTGAAAAAGGTCGTTTAGTTGGCATCGTTACAGATCGAGATATCGTCGTTCGTGGCTTAGCCGAACAATTACCGAGTGATACGGCCATTGCAGAAATTTTATCGGAAGAAGTCATTACAGGTACAACTGAGTTAAGCGCTGAGCAGGCAGCGGAATTGATGACTACACACAAAATTCGCCGACTGCCCATTGTTGAAAACGATCGCATCATCGGAATTGTTTCTTGGTGTGATTTGGCCACAACTCCTGACTCGATAACCCCTTACGAGGAAGAAACTAATGAGTAG